In Amaranthus tricolor cultivar Red isolate AtriRed21 chromosome 3, ASM2621246v1, whole genome shotgun sequence, a single window of DNA contains:
- the LOC130807826 gene encoding uncharacterized protein LOC130807826, giving the protein MSSVFLSEAEQFQLLQKLNVFRIHGRDKHGRKILTILAKFFPARISVDVVKKYLQEKIYPKLLKKGVFSVLYIHTGVDRGQNFPGISALRSIFDDIPPSVQSNLETVYFLHPGLQSRLFLATFGRLFISSGFYGKVKYLNRVDFLWENIRRNAIEIPEYVYDHDEDLEYCPMMDYGLESDHPRVYGAPSSDSLVATYSMRCIS; this is encoded by the exons atgtcttCCGTTTTTCTATCCGAAGCTGAGCAGTTCCAATTGCTCCAAAAACTCAACGTTTTCCGCATCCATGGCCGTGATAAACATGGTCGTAAAATTCTCACCATCCTCGCCAAATTCTTCCCAG cTCGAATTAGCGTGGATGTGGTCAAGAAATACTTGCAGGAAAAGATATACCCAAAATTGCTGAAAAAAGGGGTATTCTCTGTTCTTTACATCCACACTGGTGTTGATAGAGGACAGAATTTCCCTGGAATCTCAGCTCTCCGATCTATTTTCGATGATATCCCACCATCCGTTCAAAGCAATCTTGAAACTGTTTATTTTCTTCACCCTGGTCTACAGTCTCGCCTCTTTCTGGCCACCTTTGGTCGACTCTTCATCTCCTCTGG GTTTTATGGTAAGGTGAAGTATCTAAATAGGGTGGATTTTCTGTGGGAAAACATAAGGAGGAATGCGATTGAGATACCAGAGTACGTGTACGATCATGATGAAGATCTGGAGTATTGTCCAATGATGGATTATGGATTGGAGAGTGATCATCCGAGGGTGTATGGTGCACCCTCATCGGATTCCCTTGTGGCCACTTATTCAATGCGCTGCATTTCATAG